A genome region from Triticum aestivum cultivar Chinese Spring chromosome 2B, IWGSC CS RefSeq v2.1, whole genome shotgun sequence includes the following:
- the LOC123046652 gene encoding salicylic acid-binding protein 2, translating to MSPSSVPAAAVATSTRLILVHGTGHGGWCWYKVATLLRAAGHRVDAPDLAACGADARRLSDAPTFEDYTRPLLDALRDLPDGERAVLVGHSFGGMSIALAAEEFPDKVAAAVFLTAFMPDCDAPRTRVIEEVPVSDWMDSVVDEEHAPPSVFLGPEFVRRKLYQLTSEEDYTLCQSLARVSSYYVADQQQRPPFSAARYGAVTKVYVIAKQDQAMVEEYQRQMIAGIPVAEVREMADADHMAMLSAPEGLAGHLADIANNYT from the coding sequence ATGTCTCCTTCCTCTGTGCCAGCGGCCGCCGTGGCGACGTCGACCCGCCTCATCCTGGTGCACGGCACGGGCCACGGCGGCTGGTGCTGGTACAAGGTCGCCACCCTCCTCCGCGCCGCGGGACACCGCGTGGACGCGCCGGACCTCGCGGCCTGCGGCGCCGACGCGCGCCGGCTGAGCGACGCGCCCACCTTCGAGGACTACACGCGCCCCCTGCTCGACGCGCTTCGGGACCTCCCGGACGGCGAGCGGGCGGTGCTGGTGGGCCACAGCTTCGGCGGGATGAGCATCGCGCTCGCGGCCGAGGAGTTCCCGGACAAGGTTGCGGCGGCAGTGTTCCTCACCGCCTTCATGCCCGACTGCGACGCCCCGCGCACCCGCGTCATCGAGGAGGTTCCCGTGTCCGACTGGATGGACAGCGTGGTCGACGAGGAGCACGCCCCGCCGTCGGTGTTCCTCGGCCCCGAGTTCGTGCGCCGGAAGCTCTACCAGCTGACCTCCGAAGAGGACTACACGCTGTGCCAGAGCCTGGCGCGGGTGAGCTCCTACTACGTCGCCGACCAGCAGCAGCGGCCGCCGTTCAGCGCTGCCCGATACGGCGCGGTGACCAAGGTCTACGTGATCGCCAAGCAGGACCAGGCCATGGTCGAGGAGTACCAGAGGCAGATGATCGCAGGCATCCCCGTGGCCGAGGTCAGGGAGATGGCTGACGCCGACCACATGGCCATGCTCTCCGCGCCGGAGGGACTGGCGGGCCACCTCGCCGACATCGCCAACAACTACACTTAA